A single Thiohalobacter sp. DNA region contains:
- a CDS encoding protein disulfide oxidoreductase, whose protein sequence is MAGKSDSNRQRGAPQRLGRAAWQAGLVVLVLYALHLYQVRDTVEGPAPAFAGVDLDGRSLSLAEHAGRPVLVHFWATWCPVCRAEAGNISDLAEDHAVITIALEDTPPAQFKRFLAERELAYPVIRDPEGELAARYGVRGVPASFVVDADGNIRFTTIGYTTEAGLRLRMWWAERQRDG, encoded by the coding sequence ATGGCAGGGAAATCGGATTCGAACCGGCAGCGGGGTGCGCCGCAGCGCCTCGGCCGTGCCGCCTGGCAGGCCGGACTGGTGGTGCTGGTGCTCTATGCCCTGCACCTCTACCAGGTGCGGGACACGGTGGAAGGCCCGGCGCCGGCATTCGCCGGGGTCGATCTGGACGGCAGGTCACTGTCGCTCGCCGAACACGCGGGGCGGCCGGTGCTGGTGCACTTCTGGGCGACCTGGTGTCCGGTCTGTCGTGCCGAGGCCGGCAACATCAGTGATCTCGCCGAGGATCATGCGGTGATCACCATCGCCCTCGAGGACACGCCGCCGGCGCAATTCAAGCGCTTCCTCGCCGAGCGCGAACTCGCCTATCCGGTGATTCGCGACCCGGAGGGCGAGTTGGCCGCGCGCTATGGGGTGCGCGGGGTGCCGGCGAGTTTTGTCGTGGACGCTGATGGGAACATCCGTTTCACCACCATCGGTTACACCACCGAGGCGGGGTTGCGTCTGCGCATGTGGTGGGCGGAGCGGCAGCGTGACGGGTAA